A single Cnuibacter physcomitrellae DNA region contains:
- a CDS encoding FtsK/SpoIIIE domain-containing protein — protein sequence MRIKATLTRPGGTSTSVQITADATATVADVAGALYSGDPEGPQTAAPAGLTLRIRGLSGEPRTLDPTSNLLDAGVRSGSFLEIARHSEGFSANAAGPAAAVLRVLSGPDEGAEFPLPFGSSIIGRERGVDVRLGDGLVSKRHARVNIGEHVEIIDLGSANGLLMGGEQVSRTTLTSANVVVLGDTALRVVPLQRLGGSAPSTPVIEFNRSPRVISRYPGKHYPAPTPPKKPQPQPFPVLALIAPLIMGAVLFAVTRSPLSIIFVALSPLLMIGTWLDHEISSRRQLRDTIKQFKASLETFVAKMHDRQRVERAVRLTETPSVAESVDAADRLGTLLWTNRPENPGFLTLRLGVGTAPSRDVVELPTENDALPEYYTQVEEVADRFSRIEGVPVVADLRRDGALGIAGQGELRHGVARGLVAQVVAMHSPAEVVICALTSPASRATWEWLEWLPHTSSPHSPLSGDHLSDNPGSGVALVSRIEALIESRTRNAVKPRGPIDLGSAEDREIPHPIVPSVVLVVEDDAPLDRGRLTRIAERGADANVHVIWAAPSLSQLPAACRSFVTVETTDADATTGLVRLGEFTYPVASESVSAEIALRLGRELSPLVDVGAPIDDESDLPRQVSYLALAGKDLADHPESVVDRWRESNSIALRDGSPPVRRKKEGSLRALVGHSGTEPFYLDLRSQGPHALVGGTTGAGKSEFLQSWVLGMAAAHSPDRATFLFVDYKGGAAFADCVGLPHTVGLVTDLSPHLVRRALTSLRAELRYREHLLNRKKAKDLVSLEKTGDPDTPPSLLIIVDEFAALVQEVPEFVDGVVDVAQRGRSLGLHLVLATQRPAGVIKDNLRANTNMRIALRMADAADSDDILGSPMAAYFDQSIPGRGAAKTGPGRIAGFQTGYAGGWTTDAPTQARIDIVELDFGTGSTWDMPEIEVADVTDPGPTDIARLVTSIRGASRLASIPEPRKPWLDELAPVYDFSLLPNPRTDEALLLGVIDLPESQSQPTVFYEPDRDGNMAIYGTGGSGKSATLRTIAISAAVTPRGGPVHVYGLDFGSSGLRMLEELPHVGAIIDGDDEERVVRLLRMLRDLVDERSIRYSEIRAGSIGEYRRLANAPDEPRILVLVDGIGTFRDSYEFGGNSAWFTAFSQIATDGRGVGVHVVVTGDRPNSVPQSLGSTIQKRLVLRLANEDDYAILGAPKDTLSATSPPGRGIIDEHEVQVAMLGADSNVALQAREIARLAEAMRRQRITPAAPVLRLRDTIPLDDLPASAEGRPVIGVRDDDLSPMGIAPRGPFLVGGSSGSGRTQALATLAKALKRTSPGIRLVHVSARQTSLSQLPLWALSINDKDQLERFADDVDTQLESGSLRSDQFALVVEGIGDLDGSPLESTLDRLVKRCLRDDVFVIGEGETSTWSSAWTLAAPFKNGKRGLLLVPGDIDGDSLLGTSLPRFKRADLPPGRGFLIQQGRAVKLQVALS from the coding sequence ATGCGCATCAAGGCGACACTCACGCGACCCGGCGGCACCTCGACGAGCGTGCAGATCACCGCCGACGCCACCGCCACCGTGGCCGACGTCGCCGGCGCGCTCTACTCGGGCGATCCGGAAGGGCCGCAGACCGCCGCCCCCGCCGGGCTCACGCTGCGCATCCGGGGCCTCAGCGGCGAGCCGCGCACGCTCGATCCCACCTCCAACCTGCTGGATGCGGGGGTCCGGTCGGGGTCGTTCCTCGAGATCGCGCGTCACAGCGAGGGCTTCTCGGCGAACGCCGCCGGGCCTGCGGCCGCGGTGCTGCGGGTGCTGTCCGGCCCCGACGAGGGGGCCGAGTTCCCGCTGCCGTTCGGGTCGAGCATCATCGGCCGCGAGCGCGGCGTCGACGTCCGGCTCGGCGACGGCCTCGTCTCGAAGCGCCACGCGCGCGTGAACATCGGCGAGCACGTCGAGATCATCGACCTCGGCAGTGCGAACGGCCTGCTCATGGGCGGGGAGCAGGTCTCGCGCACGACGCTGACCAGCGCCAACGTCGTGGTCCTCGGCGACACCGCGCTCCGTGTCGTGCCGTTGCAGCGACTCGGGGGCAGCGCTCCCTCCACGCCGGTCATCGAGTTCAACCGGTCCCCGCGCGTCATCTCGCGCTATCCCGGGAAGCACTACCCGGCGCCCACCCCGCCCAAGAAGCCCCAGCCGCAGCCGTTCCCGGTGCTCGCGCTGATCGCGCCCCTCATCATGGGCGCGGTGCTCTTCGCCGTCACCCGGTCGCCGCTCAGCATCATCTTCGTGGCGCTGAGCCCGCTGCTCATGATCGGCACCTGGCTCGACCACGAGATCTCGAGCCGCCGGCAGCTGCGCGACACGATCAAGCAGTTCAAGGCCTCGCTCGAGACGTTCGTGGCGAAGATGCACGACCGGCAGCGCGTCGAACGCGCGGTGCGGCTCACCGAGACGCCGTCGGTGGCCGAGAGCGTCGACGCCGCCGACCGGCTCGGCACCCTGCTCTGGACCAACCGCCCCGAGAACCCGGGCTTCCTCACCCTGCGGCTGGGCGTGGGCACCGCTCCCAGCCGCGACGTCGTCGAGCTGCCGACCGAGAACGACGCCCTGCCCGAGTACTACACGCAGGTCGAGGAGGTCGCCGACCGGTTCTCGCGGATCGAGGGCGTGCCCGTGGTGGCCGACCTGCGCCGCGACGGTGCGCTCGGCATCGCCGGGCAGGGCGAGCTGCGTCACGGCGTGGCGCGCGGGCTCGTCGCCCAGGTGGTGGCCATGCACTCGCCCGCCGAGGTGGTGATCTGCGCGCTCACCTCCCCCGCGAGCCGGGCGACCTGGGAGTGGCTCGAGTGGCTGCCCCACACCAGCTCGCCCCACAGCCCGCTCTCCGGCGACCACCTCTCCGACAACCCGGGATCGGGCGTGGCCCTGGTGTCGCGGATCGAGGCGCTGATCGAGTCGCGCACCCGGAACGCCGTGAAGCCCCGCGGGCCGATCGACCTGGGCTCGGCGGAGGATCGCGAGATCCCCCATCCGATCGTGCCGTCGGTGGTGCTCGTGGTGGAGGACGACGCCCCGCTCGACCGCGGGCGGCTGACCCGCATCGCCGAGCGCGGCGCCGACGCCAACGTCCACGTCATCTGGGCGGCGCCCTCCCTCTCGCAGCTCCCCGCGGCCTGTCGCAGCTTCGTCACGGTGGAGACCACCGACGCCGACGCCACGACGGGGCTGGTCCGCCTGGGCGAGTTCACCTACCCGGTGGCGAGCGAGTCGGTCTCGGCCGAGATCGCGCTCCGGCTCGGTCGCGAGCTCTCGCCCCTGGTCGACGTGGGCGCTCCGATCGACGACGAGTCCGACCTCCCCCGCCAGGTCTCGTACCTGGCGCTGGCGGGCAAGGACCTCGCCGATCACCCCGAGTCGGTGGTCGATCGCTGGCGCGAGAGCAACTCGATCGCCCTGCGCGACGGGTCGCCGCCTGTCCGCCGCAAGAAGGAGGGCTCGTTGCGCGCCCTCGTGGGGCACAGCGGCACCGAGCCGTTCTACCTCGACCTGCGCAGCCAGGGTCCGCACGCGCTCGTGGGCGGCACGACGGGTGCCGGCAAGTCCGAGTTCCTGCAGTCGTGGGTGCTCGGCATGGCCGCGGCGCACAGCCCCGACCGCGCCACCTTCCTCTTCGTCGACTACAAGGGCGGCGCCGCCTTCGCCGACTGCGTGGGGCTGCCTCACACGGTCGGGCTCGTCACCGACCTCTCGCCCCACCTGGTGCGGCGGGCGCTGACGAGCCTGCGGGCCGAGCTCCGCTACCGCGAGCACCTCCTCAACCGCAAGAAGGCGAAGGACCTGGTCTCGCTCGAGAAGACCGGAGACCCCGACACCCCGCCGAGCCTGCTGATCATCGTCGACGAGTTCGCCGCGCTCGTGCAGGAGGTGCCCGAGTTCGTCGACGGCGTGGTCGACGTCGCACAGCGCGGCCGCTCGCTGGGTCTGCACCTCGTGCTCGCCACGCAGCGCCCCGCGGGCGTGATCAAGGACAACCTGCGCGCCAACACGAACATGCGCATCGCCCTGCGCATGGCGGATGCCGCCGACTCCGATGACATCCTCGGCTCTCCCATGGCGGCCTACTTCGACCAGTCGATCCCCGGCCGCGGCGCCGCCAAGACCGGCCCGGGCCGGATCGCCGGCTTCCAGACCGGATACGCCGGCGGCTGGACGACCGACGCCCCGACCCAGGCGCGGATCGACATCGTCGAGCTCGACTTCGGCACCGGGTCCACCTGGGACATGCCCGAGATCGAGGTCGCCGACGTCACCGACCCGGGGCCGACCGACATCGCGCGACTCGTGACGAGCATCCGCGGCGCCTCGAGGCTCGCGTCGATCCCCGAGCCCCGGAAGCCCTGGCTCGACGAGCTCGCCCCCGTCTACGACTTCTCGCTCCTCCCGAACCCCCGCACCGACGAGGCGCTCCTGCTCGGCGTCATCGACCTCCCGGAGAGCCAGAGCCAGCCCACGGTGTTCTACGAGCCCGACCGCGACGGCAACATGGCCATCTACGGCACGGGTGGCTCGGGCAAGAGCGCGACCCTGCGCACGATCGCGATCTCGGCCGCCGTCACTCCGCGCGGCGGGCCGGTCCACGTCTACGGCCTCGACTTCGGATCGTCGGGCCTGCGGATGCTCGAGGAGCTCCCCCACGTGGGAGCGATCATCGACGGCGACGACGAGGAGCGCGTGGTCCGGCTCCTCCGCATGCTCCGCGACCTCGTCGACGAGCGCTCGATCCGCTACTCCGAGATCCGCGCCGGATCCATCGGCGAGTACCGCCGGCTCGCAAACGCCCCCGACGAGCCTCGCATCCTGGTGCTCGTCGACGGGATCGGCACGTTCCGCGACAGCTACGAGTTCGGCGGCAACTCGGCCTGGTTCACCGCCTTCTCGCAGATCGCCACCGACGGCCGCGGGGTCGGCGTGCACGTGGTGGTGACCGGCGACCGCCCCAACTCGGTCCCCCAGTCGCTCGGCTCGACCATCCAGAAGCGGCTCGTGCTGCGCCTGGCGAACGAGGACGACTACGCCATCCTCGGCGCGCCGAAGGACACCCTGTCGGCCACCTCGCCTCCCGGCCGGGGCATCATCGACGAGCACGAGGTGCAGGTCGCGATGCTCGGCGCCGACTCGAACGTCGCGCTCCAGGCGCGCGAGATCGCCCGGCTCGCCGAGGCCATGCGACGGCAGCGGATCACGCCGGCGGCGCCCGTCCTGCGTCTGCGCGACACGATCCCCCTCGACGACCTCCCCGCCTCGGCCGAAGGTCGGCCGGTGATCGGCGTGCGCGACGACGACCTCTCGCCGATGGGCATCGCCCCGCGCGGACCGTTCCTCGTGGGCGGGTCGTCGGGCTCGGGCCGCACCCAGGCGCTCGCCACCCTCGCGAAGGCCCTGAAGCGCACGTCGCCGGGCATCCGTCTCGTGCACGTCTCGGCACGGCAGACCTCCCTGTCGCAGCTCCCGCTCTGGGCGCTGTCGATCAACGACAAGGATCAGCTGGAGCGGTTCGCCGACGACGTCGACACGCAGCTGGAGTCGGGCTCCCTCCGTTCGGATCAGTTCGCCCTCGTGGTGGAGGGCATCGGCGACCTCGACGGGTCGCCGCTCGAGTCGACCCTCGACCGTCTGGTCAAGCGATGCCTGCGCGACGACGTCTTCGTGATCGGCGAGGGCGAGACGTCCACCTGGTCGTCGGCCTGGACGCTGGCGGCGCCCTTCAAGAACGGCAAGCGCGGGCTGCTGCTCGTGCCGGGCGACATCGACGGCGACTCGCTGCTCGGGACGTCCCTGCCGCGCTTCAAGCGAGCCGACCTGCCGCCCGGCCGCGGGTTCCTCATCCAGCAGGGCCGCGCGGTCAAGCTCCAGGTCGCCCTCTCGTGA
- a CDS encoding YihY/virulence factor BrkB family protein, giving the protein MAEAEQRAEDPQVDDQARLTERIQDRLQERFQEPIETVTRVTERTLALFPVRVWRRFLVGNGFVLSAGMSYQALFAVFAGVYVVFAVAGIWLVQSPETMEALIDVINTYVPGLIGDEGVITTAAIREIATSTTSVLTVTGLVAVVILFWTATSWITYSRLAMRSIFRLPRDERPYVLLKARDFLVALAFGLMLLFTAVLSVVSTAAVDWLLDLVGVETRGWIQSLLAGAAGLALVFVVDTAALVTLFRFLARARIRFRRMLPGAFAGAFALVLLQAGGGRLLSGATQNPLLSSFVVFIAMLLWFRIISVIALVAGAWIAVAVEDRGEELYTEAERALLERDALLVAARVRVREAEAALAAARWWQVPLARRRLDAARRELDELLPDRDRRDGAAGRPAAPQHDG; this is encoded by the coding sequence GTGGCCGAGGCCGAGCAGCGGGCTGAGGATCCGCAGGTCGACGATCAGGCGCGGCTGACCGAGCGCATCCAGGACCGTCTGCAGGAGCGCTTCCAGGAGCCGATCGAGACCGTCACCCGGGTCACCGAGCGCACGCTCGCGCTCTTCCCGGTGCGCGTCTGGCGTCGGTTCCTCGTGGGCAACGGGTTCGTGCTCTCCGCGGGCATGAGCTACCAGGCGCTGTTCGCCGTCTTCGCCGGGGTCTACGTGGTGTTCGCCGTCGCAGGGATCTGGCTCGTGCAGTCTCCGGAGACGATGGAGGCGCTGATCGATGTGATCAACACCTACGTCCCGGGCCTGATCGGTGACGAGGGCGTCATCACGACGGCCGCCATCCGGGAGATCGCCACCTCCACCACCTCGGTGCTCACGGTCACGGGTCTCGTGGCCGTCGTCATCCTGTTCTGGACCGCGACCAGCTGGATCACCTATTCGCGCCTGGCGATGCGGTCGATCTTCCGGCTGCCGCGGGATGAGCGCCCCTACGTGCTGCTCAAGGCGCGCGACTTCCTCGTCGCGCTCGCCTTCGGCCTCATGCTCCTGTTCACCGCCGTGCTCAGCGTGGTCAGCACCGCGGCGGTCGACTGGCTCCTCGACCTCGTCGGCGTCGAGACCCGCGGCTGGATCCAGTCGCTCCTCGCCGGAGCGGCGGGGCTCGCGCTCGTGTTCGTCGTCGACACCGCCGCCCTGGTGACGCTCTTCCGGTTCCTCGCCAGGGCCCGCATCCGATTCAGGCGGATGCTGCCCGGCGCCTTCGCCGGGGCGTTCGCGCTGGTGCTGCTGCAGGCCGGAGGTGGGCGCCTGCTGAGCGGCGCCACGCAGAACCCGCTGCTGTCGTCGTTCGTGGTGTTCATCGCGATGCTGCTGTGGTTCCGCATCATCAGCGTGATCGCGCTCGTCGCCGGTGCGTGGATCGCGGTCGCCGTCGAGGACCGCGGCGAGGAGCTCTACACCGAGGCGGAGCGTGCACTGCTCGAACGCGACGCGCTCCTGGTCGCCGCGCGCGTCCGCGTGCGCGAGGCGGAGGCCGCGCTCGCCGCCGCGCGGTGGTGGCAGGTCCCGCTCGCGCGCCGCCGGCTCGACGCGGCCCGCCGAGAGCTCGACGAGCTGCTGCCCGATCGCGACCGACGCGACGGTGCCGCCGGGCGACCGGCGGCACCGCAGCACGACGGCTGA
- a CDS encoding DUF5996 family protein, with product MSETSATTEAWPALRVDEWTATRETLHLWTQVVGKVRMALAAPINHWWHVSLQVTARGLATGLMPARAAGGEGGELEIEFDLLAHELVLRCSDGRRVSFPLPGLSVADFYVAVLESLDRLGVAVSIRPVPNEVEVAIPFPDDTVHHTYVPEHATAFWRQLVQADRILRRFRSSFTGKVSPVHFFWGAMDLAVTRFSGRPAPTHPGGAPHCPDWVMHEGYSHELSSAGFWPGGGEEGAFYSYAYPAPEGFAAAPVPDGAFFSDTFGEFLLPWETVRTAADPDALVLSFLEATYDAAASRADWPPLTRRW from the coding sequence ATGAGCGAGACGAGCGCGACGACGGAGGCCTGGCCCGCGCTGCGGGTCGACGAGTGGACGGCGACGCGGGAGACGCTCCACCTGTGGACGCAGGTCGTCGGCAAGGTGCGGATGGCGCTGGCGGCCCCGATCAACCACTGGTGGCACGTCTCGCTGCAGGTGACCGCGCGGGGCCTGGCGACCGGGTTGATGCCGGCCCGCGCCGCCGGCGGGGAGGGGGGCGAGCTCGAGATCGAGTTCGACCTCCTCGCGCACGAGCTCGTGCTGCGGTGCAGCGACGGGCGTCGCGTGTCGTTCCCGCTTCCGGGGCTGAGCGTCGCCGACTTCTACGTCGCCGTCCTCGAGTCCCTCGATCGACTCGGCGTCGCGGTGAGCATCCGGCCCGTGCCGAACGAGGTCGAGGTCGCGATCCCGTTCCCCGACGACACCGTCCACCACACCTACGTCCCCGAGCACGCGACCGCGTTCTGGCGCCAGCTGGTGCAGGCCGACCGGATCCTCCGCCGCTTCCGCTCCTCCTTCACCGGCAAGGTCAGCCCCGTGCACTTCTTCTGGGGCGCGATGGACCTCGCCGTGACGCGGTTCTCAGGTCGACCCGCCCCGACGCATCCGGGTGGCGCGCCGCACTGCCCCGACTGGGTGATGCACGAGGGCTACTCGCACGAGCTCTCGAGCGCCGGCTTCTGGCCGGGCGGCGGCGAGGAGGGTGCTTTCTACTCCTACGCGTACCCCGCCCCGGAGGGCTTCGCGGCGGCGCCCGTCCCCGACGGCGCCTTCTTCAGCGACACGTTCGGCGAGTTCCTGCTGCCGTGGGAGACGGTGCGCACCGCCGCCGACCCGGATGCGCTGGTGCTGTCGTTCCTCGAGGCCACCTACGACGCGGCCGCCTCCCGAGCCGACTGGCCGCCCCTCACCCGTCGCTGGTGA
- a CDS encoding heme-degrading domain-containing protein encodes MSERELPVFTVDDLEAVAPFDVHSFTKEDAVDLGTLAVALIRERALDLAVDVVLRDDLVFRAKLGATGPENDFWLAGKAAVARHFGVPSLLVRRRYEAEGRRFEDDTDPAFDHSVMRSHGGAIPILVAGEVVGTITASGEPDVIDHQTACDAVALYLARRP; translated from the coding sequence ATGAGCGAACGCGAGCTCCCCGTCTTCACCGTCGACGATCTCGAGGCCGTGGCCCCGTTCGACGTCCACTCGTTCACGAAGGAGGACGCGGTCGACCTCGGCACGCTCGCCGTCGCCCTCATCCGGGAGCGCGCGCTCGATCTCGCGGTCGACGTCGTGCTGCGCGACGACCTCGTGTTCCGCGCCAAGCTCGGGGCGACGGGCCCCGAGAACGACTTCTGGCTCGCCGGCAAGGCCGCGGTCGCCCGTCACTTCGGTGTGCCGTCCCTGCTCGTGCGCCGCCGGTACGAGGCCGAGGGGCGCCGGTTCGAGGACGACACCGATCCCGCGTTCGACCACTCCGTGATGCGGTCGCACGGCGGAGCCATCCCGATCCTGGTCGCCGGGGAGGTCGTCGGTACGATCACCGCCTCGGGCGAGCCCGACGTGATCGACCACCAGACCGCCTGCGACGCCGTCGCGCTCTACCTGGCCCGCCGTCCGTAA
- a CDS encoding WXG100 family type VII secretion target, which produces MAMWGLDVEQVRQLSKKLHNKSEQVQEILTTLSSALESVDWKGPDAEKFRSEWKGTHTAALKNVINALNDASQKATQNANSQEQTSNS; this is translated from the coding sequence ATGGCCATGTGGGGACTCGATGTCGAGCAGGTCCGTCAGCTCAGCAAGAAGCTGCACAACAAGTCGGAGCAGGTGCAGGAGATCCTGACCACGCTCTCCAGCGCTCTCGAGTCGGTCGACTGGAAGGGTCCCGACGCCGAGAAGTTCCGCAGCGAGTGGAAGGGCACGCACACCGCGGCCCTCAAGAACGTCATCAACGCTCTGAACGACGCCTCGCAGAAGGCGACGCAGAACGCCAACTCGCAGGAGCAGACGTCGAACTCCTGA
- a CDS encoding serine/threonine-protein kinase, translating to MSARRPPSAPPEIPGFEYQSLLGSGGFADVFLYDQRMPRRRVAIKVLLKESLTQGAQESFEAEANLMAQLSTHPSIVTIYQAGVADDGRPYLAMEYCPKPNLGARYRKERISVAEALRIGVQVAGAVETSHRAGILHRDIKPANILVTEYNRPALTDFGISVALVGDPERESVGMSIPWSPPEVFESSPSSGVAADVYSLGATVYTLLAGRSPFEVPGGSNTGLDLITRIQSSPLSRIGRADVPDSLEDVLATAMAKRPDARYASALELGRALQKIQLELSLSVTPTDVLDESLPAESVEEEDEGNTRVRGIVTIDPTGPAPTGPARSDTSTGARPAQPRWGESLRPDPVHDTVASTIARPGSPARPPAGSAPSRPATPSAPSPSPAGAAPGRAPFAAPSGAAPAGMPVPAADRADAFGIEQTIHRPPQAPTDDEDTNRKRSRLPIIVGASLVAAAVLVTGIVFAVNAGTGSPSAVETDPGVAPIDVLPAQSVKPPTDLKGTVTAEGVVFTWTNPDPQSGDRYQWGVVTQGAETTLQPAAQPTATVPLPAAGGRVCIEVAIVHTDGRGSEPVTGCAP from the coding sequence GTGAGCGCCCGGCGACCGCCGTCCGCCCCGCCCGAGATCCCCGGCTTCGAGTACCAGAGCCTGCTCGGGTCGGGCGGGTTCGCCGACGTGTTCCTCTACGACCAGCGGATGCCCCGGCGCCGGGTGGCCATCAAGGTCCTGCTCAAGGAGTCGCTCACCCAGGGCGCGCAGGAGAGCTTCGAGGCCGAGGCGAACCTCATGGCCCAGCTCTCGACGCATCCGTCGATCGTCACGATCTACCAGGCCGGCGTCGCCGACGACGGACGCCCGTACCTCGCCATGGAGTACTGCCCCAAGCCGAACCTCGGCGCGCGGTACCGCAAGGAGCGGATCAGCGTCGCCGAGGCCCTGCGCATCGGCGTGCAGGTGGCCGGCGCCGTCGAGACGTCGCACCGCGCCGGCATCCTCCACCGCGACATCAAGCCGGCGAACATCCTCGTCACCGAGTACAACCGACCGGCGCTGACCGACTTCGGCATCTCGGTCGCCCTCGTCGGCGACCCGGAGCGCGAATCGGTCGGCATGTCGATCCCCTGGTCTCCGCCCGAGGTGTTCGAGTCGTCGCCCTCGAGCGGCGTCGCGGCCGACGTGTACTCCCTCGGCGCCACCGTCTACACGCTCCTCGCCGGACGCTCCCCCTTCGAGGTGCCCGGCGGGTCGAACACCGGCCTCGACCTCATCACGCGGATCCAGTCGTCGCCGCTCTCGCGCATCGGCCGAGCCGACGTCCCCGACTCGCTGGAGGACGTGCTCGCCACCGCGATGGCCAAGCGGCCGGATGCGCGCTACGCCTCCGCGCTGGAGCTGGGACGCGCCCTGCAGAAGATCCAGCTCGAGCTGAGCCTGTCGGTCACACCCACCGACGTGCTCGACGAGTCCCTCCCCGCCGAGAGCGTCGAGGAGGAGGACGAGGGCAACACCCGGGTCCGCGGCATCGTCACCATCGACCCCACCGGGCCGGCGCCGACGGGCCCGGCGCGGTCCGACACGAGCACCGGCGCACGGCCCGCGCAGCCCCGCTGGGGCGAGTCGCTGCGCCCTGATCCCGTCCACGACACCGTGGCCTCGACGATCGCACGCCCCGGCTCACCCGCGCGGCCCCCGGCCGGCTCAGCGCCCTCCCGTCCGGCCACGCCCTCGGCGCCCTCCCCGTCGCCGGCCGGCGCCGCCCCCGGTCGCGCCCCGTTCGCCGCCCCCTCCGGCGCCGCGCCGGCGGGCATGCCCGTCCCGGCCGCCGATCGCGCGGACGCCTTCGGCATCGAGCAGACGATCCACCGTCCGCCCCAGGCACCGACGGACGACGAGGACACGAACCGGAAGCGCTCGCGCCTCCCGATCATCGTGGGGGCCTCGCTCGTGGCCGCCGCCGTGCTCGTCACCGGGATCGTCTTCGCGGTGAACGCGGGAACGGGCAGCCCGTCTGCGGTGGAGACCGACCCGGGTGTGGCCCCGATCGACGTCCTGCCCGCGCAGAGCGTGAAGCCGCCGACCGACCTCAAGGGCACCGTCACCGCCGAGGGCGTCGTCTTCACCTGGACCAACCCCGACCCGCAGTCGGGCGACCGGTATCAGTGGGGAGTCGTCACCCAGGGCGCCGAGACGACGCTGCAGCCCGCGGCCCAGCCCACGGCCACCGTGCCGCTGCCCGCCGCCGGAGGACGGGTCTGCATCGAGGTCGCCATCGTCCACACCGACGGACGCGGTTCCGAGCCCGTCACCGGATGCGCGCCATGA
- a CDS encoding WXG100 family type VII secretion target — MGIYGADVAELRKLAKKFENAAQDLTSIQSTLTTSVNQTQAWQGPDASEFRSDWSSVHTAKIKAVVTALQSGGSDLAKNADEQEQTSTDGGSIGGGSGSGGSGSGGSGGGSTGGGSAGGGGGGGGGGGTGDGPTASGGGYAHGFEDSGYADAGTSTDENGNANANAEAGWQWGAGAGVNGEFDAGWASGEGQADAFAGFDSNASAGAGIGPDGAHAEAGADAFVGGEASASGSVELFNGGATASGSADAMAGAEAGANASATIGPDGAGVSAGANAFAGASAGVDGSVSAGGVTVGAGAEAVAGAGAWAEVEANVGWDEVSASFDVGAALGIGAGVNFDISFSPSDAVDSVAGFFGF, encoded by the coding sequence ATGGGTATCTACGGCGCCGACGTCGCTGAGCTGCGCAAGCTCGCGAAGAAGTTCGAGAACGCTGCGCAGGATCTCACGAGCATCCAGTCGACCCTGACCACCAGCGTCAACCAGACGCAGGCGTGGCAGGGTCCGGATGCGTCGGAGTTCCGCAGCGACTGGAGCAGCGTTCACACGGCGAAGATCAAGGCGGTCGTGACCGCGCTGCAGAGCGGCGGCTCCGACCTCGCCAAGAACGCCGACGAGCAGGAGCAGACGTCGACCGACGGCGGCAGCATCGGCGGCGGCTCCGGATCCGGCGGGTCCGGGTCGGGTGGGTCCGGGGGCGGATCCACCGGAGGCGGCAGCGCCGGAGGCGGCGGCGGAGGCGGCGGGGGCGGCGGCACCGGAGACGGACCGACGGCGTCCGGCGGCGGATACGCACACGGGTTCGAGGACAGCGGATACGCCGACGCCGGGACCTCCACCGACGAGAACGGCAACGCGAACGCGAACGCCGAGGCGGGCTGGCAGTGGGGCGCCGGAGCCGGGGTGAACGGCGAGTTCGACGCGGGGTGGGCGTCGGGCGAGGGCCAGGCGGACGCGTTCGCGGGCTTCGACTCCAACGCATCCGCGGGCGCGGGCATCGGCCCCGACGGCGCACACGCCGAGGCGGGCGCCGACGCGTTCGTCGGCGGTGAGGCGAGCGCCTCGGGCTCGGTCGAGCTCTTCAACGGCGGCGCCACGGCCTCCGGCAGCGCCGACGCGATGGCCGGTGCTGAGGCCGGCGCCAACGCGAGCGCCACGATCGGTCCGGACGGAGCCGGTGTCTCCGCAGGTGCCAACGCGTTCGCCGGCGCCTCCGCGGGCGTCGACGGCAGCGTCTCCGCCGGTGGCGTGACCGTCGGTGCGGGCGCCGAGGCCGTCGCCGGCGCCGGCGCCTGGGCCGAGGTCGAGGCGAACGTCGGCTGGGACGAGGTGAGCGCCTCGTTCGACGTCGGCGCCGCTCTCGGCATCGGAGCGGGCGTGAACTTCGACATCTCGTTCAGCCCGTCCGACGCCGTCGACTCGGTGGCCGGATTCTTCGGATTCTGA